Proteins encoded within one genomic window of Humulus lupulus chromosome 1, drHumLupu1.1, whole genome shotgun sequence:
- the LOC133819436 gene encoding uncharacterized protein LOC133819436: protein MRLYNGSLTGFEATKIAYFDKWMLQIRDGSLYDDIDRQLIKLPSNIAINPSQDPMKSIVKVLYPSLLQKYNDPAYLIERAILTPKNEMVYEQNEMIMNIIPGEGRTYFSSDSICKVSVKTNDEDLLYPAEFLHGLKFNGIPNHEMRLKEGAPVMLLRNLNQTEGLCNGTRLIIMHLGKWSIRGDIIFGTNIGENVEELSCLPMNQDGHSSLIDDNFPWHHALP, encoded by the coding sequence ATGAGGCTCTATAATGGAAGCTTGACTGGTTTTGAGGCTACTAAAATAGCTTATTTTGACAAATGGATGCTGCAGATTAGAGATGGTTCATTATATGATGACATTGATAGACAATTAATTAAGCTTCCTTCTAATATCGCCATAAATCCATCTCAAGATCCAATGAAATCCATAGTTAAAGTTCTCTACCCATCACTTTTACAAAAGTACAACGATCCTGCATATTTGATAGAAAGAGCAATACTAACACCAAAAAATGAAATGGTCTATGAACAAAATGAGATGATTATGAATATTATACCAGGTGAAGGGAGAACATATTTTAGCTCAGACAGTATATGCAAAGTAAGTGTAAAGACAAATGATGAAGATCTTTTGTATCCAGCTGAATTTTTGCATGGTTTGAAATTTAATGGCATCCCTAATCATGAGATGCGACTTAAGGAAGGTGCTCCTGTAATGCTCCTTAGAAATCTAAATCAAACGGAAGGCCTATGCAATGGCACAAGATTGATTATCATGCATCTTGGTAAATGGTCCATTAGAGGCGACATCATTTTTGGAACAAATATTGGTGAAAATGTCGAAGAATTATCATGTCTCCCAATGAATCAAGATGGCCATTCAAGCTTAATAGACGACAACTTCCCTTGGCACCATGCTTTGCCATGA
- the LOC133796803 gene encoding DNA-directed RNA polymerases II, IV and V subunit 3-like: MEGKSYQRFPKVKIREMKDDFLKFELRDTDASMANALRRVMIAEVPTIAIDLVEIEVNSSVLNDEFIAHRLGLIPLTSDRAMSMRFSRDCDACDGDGQCEFCSVEFTLRARCVEDRTLDVTSKDLLTPDHTVVPVDFSDPAGDESTEHRGVIIVKLRRGQELRLRAIARKGIGKDHAKWSPAATVSFMYEPDIRINEELMETLTLEEKKSWVESSPTRVFELDPETHQVYVFDAEAYTYDDEVIKKAEAMGKPGLVDITAKEDSFIFTVETTGAVKASQLVIHAIEILKQKLDAVRLSEDTVEADDQFGELGAHMRGG, encoded by the exons ATGGAAGGTAAATCGTACCAGAGGTTTCCCAAGGTCAAAATCCGAGAAATGAAGGACGATTTTCTCAAGTTCGAGCTCCGAGACACCGACGCCAGCATGGCCAACGCACTCCGGCGCGTGATGATCGCCGAGGTGCCCACCATCGCTATCGACCTGGTGGAGATCGAGGTCAACTCTTCTGTTCTCAACGACGAGTTCATCGCCCACCGTCTTGGCCTCATCCCACTCACCAGTGACCGTGCCATGTCCATGCGCTTCTCTCGTGATTGCGATGCCTGTGATGGAGATGGCCAGTGTGAGTTCTGTTCCGTCGAGTTTACTCTTCGCGCCAGGTGCGTTGAAGATCGAACCCTAGATGTCACCAGTAAGGACCTCCTCACCCCTGACCACACCGTTGTCCCAGTTGACTTCTCTGACCCCGCTGGTGACGAATCCACCGAGCATAG GGGGGTTATCATTGTGAAGTTACGCCGTGGACAAGAACTGAGGCTGAGAGCCATAGCCAGAAAGGGAATTGGCAAAGATCATGCAAAGTGGTCACCTGCGGCTACTGTTAGTTTTATGTATGAACCAGACATTCGAATCAATGAAGAGTTGATGGAAACTTTAACGCTGGAGGAGAAAAAAAGTTGGGTTGAAAGTAGCCCTACCAGAGTGTTTGAGCTTGATCCCGAAACCCATCAG gtGTATGTGTTTGATGCTGAGGCATACACTTACGATGATGAAGTGATAAAAAAAGCTGAAGCTATGGGGAAGCCTGGGCTTGTTGACATCACTGCCAAAGAAGATAGCTTTATTTTTACTGTTGAGACAACTGGTGCAGTTAAAGCTTCTCAGCTGGTGATCCATGCCATTGAAATCCTGAAACAAAAGCTTGATGCAGTACGTCTCTCAGAGGATACAGTAGAAGCTGATGATCAATTTGGTGAATTGGGTGCACACATGCGAGGAGGATGA
- the LOC133819447 gene encoding uncharacterized protein LOC133819447 — MLEGSMKEQYRVLDDYCKQLLHHNSGSTFIIKSSIVNDNKLFERVYICLKDCKDGFKACRPLIGLDGCFLKGYCKGLLLAVVGIDANNDMFLIAYVICEKENTDTWNWFFKLLKEDLEVIDTRRYTLIRDRQKGLENALGSLFDGAEIRFCVRHLHANFKKEFPSLLLKQKLWACAKATTLEDFKRRMAEMKEVKENAYDWLMKKAPTEWSKSHFRFHVNGDMLLNNLCESSTLPYWMQGTSPS, encoded by the coding sequence ATGCTGGAAGGTTCCATGAAGGAGCAGTATAGAGTTTTGGATGATTATTGCAAACAACTCCTTCACCACAATTCTGGGAGCACATTCATTATCAAAAGTAGCATTGTCAATGACAATAAGTTGTTTGAGAGAGTTTATATCTGTCTCAAAGATTGCAAGGATGGATTTAAGGCTTGCAGACCACTTATTGGCTTGGATGGTTGTTTCCTAAAAGGGTACTGCAAAGGTTTGTTGCTGGCTGTTGTGGGTATCGATGCAAATAATGACATGTTTCtaattgcatatgttatttgcgaGAAGGAAAATACAGACACATGGAACTGGTTTTTTAAATTATTGAAGGAGGATTTGGAGGTTATTGACACTAGGAGATATACACTGATTAGAGATAGACAAAAGGGGTTAGAAAATGCTTTAGGTTCCCTGTTTGATGGTGCTGAGATAAGATTTTGTGTGAGACATTTACATGCCAACTTTAAAAAGGAGTTTCCAAGTCTTCTTCTAAAACAAAAGTTGTGGGCTTGTGCAAAAGCCACAACACTAGAAGATTTCAAGAGGAGGATGGCTGAAATGAAGGAGGTGAAGGAGAATGCATATGATTGGTTAATGAAGAAGGCTCCAACTGAATGGAGCAAGTCACACTTTAGATTTCATGTCAATGGTGACATGCTCTTGAACAATCTGTGTGAGAGTTCAACTCTGCCATATTGGATGCAAGGGACAAGCCCATCATAA